In Frederiksenia canicola, the sequence AATTTAACAAACTTGCACTTGCAACATTATGCTTTGGTATGTCAGCGTCTGTGTTAGCAGCTGATTACGAATTTTCTTTTGGTATGACCGCAGGGACTAACCAAAATGAATACAAAGCAGCAGAACTTTTTGCAAAAGAAGTGAAAGAAAAATCTAACGGTAAAATCGAGATCAAACTTTATCCAGATGCACAATTAGCGAAAAATGACGTTGAGTCAATGAAGCAATTAAAAGATGGTGCAATGGATTTCACTTTTGCAGAGTCTTCTCGCTTTAGTGAAGTGGGTCACCCAATTTCTCAAGTCTATGCACTTCCATATTTAGTGCCTGATTTCGAAACCATGAAAAAAGCATTAAATGAAACCAATGTGGGTAAAGAGCTTTTAGCGAACTTGAAAAAAGATAAAATCGTTGTTTTATCACAAGCTTATAACGGTACTCGTCAAACTACATCAAACCGTGCAATCAACTCTTTAGCGGATATGAAGGGCTTAAAATTACGTGTTCCAGGCGCACCATCTAAC encodes:
- a CDS encoding sialic acid TRAP transporter substrate-binding protein SiaP, with protein sequence MKFNKLALATLCFGMSASVLAADYEFSFGMTAGTNQNEYKAAELFAKEVKEKSNGKIEIKLYPDAQLAKNDVESMKQLKDGAMDFTFAESSRFSEVGHPISQVYALPYLVPDFETMKKALNETNVGKELLANLKKDKIVVLSQAYNGTRQTTSNRAINSLADMKGLKLRVPGAPSNVAYAKYTGAASTPMAFSEVYLALQTNAVDAQENPLPTINDKKFYEVQKYLAMTNHILNDQLYLMSGDAYDELPADLQKVVKDAAEKAAEFHTGLFKEGEAKLVDYFKSKGVTVTMPKLDEFKAALKPYHDEFAEKHGEAGKKAIAEINALSK